Proteins found in one Paenibacillus borealis genomic segment:
- the mqnC gene encoding cyclic dehypoxanthinyl futalosine synthase, which yields MSAIDLILDKTLKGERLQLEDTIRLFESNEIEKMGAAADIIMKRWHPDPLATFVIGRNINYTNVCDVYCRFCAFYRRPGSEEGYVLPDETIYQKIAETISVNGTEILMQGGTNPNLPFSYYTDILRGIKQRFPEITMHSFSPAEIMKMVEVSGLPLEQVMREIHAAGLDSLPGGGAEILDDRTRRKISRLKGSWREWMDVMQTAHRIGMNTTATMVIGLGESMEERALHLLRVREAQDECIANKYDSEGFLAFISWTFQPDNTNLKLDRQTPEEYLKTVAISRLVLDNIKNFQSSWVTMGPEVGKLSLQYGCNDFGSTMIEENVVSSAGATYKVNIESITQLIREAGKIPAQRNTRYDILRTFEDANAKIDNDFIMQN from the coding sequence TTGAGTGCAATTGATCTTATTCTGGATAAGACACTTAAAGGTGAACGTCTTCAATTAGAAGACACCATCCGGCTGTTCGAAAGCAATGAAATTGAGAAAATGGGCGCTGCTGCGGATATTATCATGAAGCGCTGGCATCCGGACCCGCTGGCTACATTCGTGATCGGCCGCAATATTAACTACACCAATGTATGTGATGTATATTGCCGCTTCTGCGCTTTCTACCGCAGACCCGGTTCAGAGGAAGGGTATGTGCTTCCCGATGAAACTATCTATCAGAAGATAGCCGAGACGATCAGCGTGAACGGGACTGAAATTCTGATGCAGGGCGGCACGAACCCGAATCTGCCGTTCAGCTATTACACGGATATCCTGCGCGGAATTAAGCAGCGGTTCCCGGAAATTACGATGCATTCGTTCTCACCGGCGGAAATCATGAAGATGGTCGAGGTATCCGGCCTGCCGCTGGAACAGGTCATGCGTGAGATTCACGCCGCCGGCCTGGATTCGCTGCCCGGCGGGGGAGCGGAGATTCTCGATGACCGCACGCGCCGCAAGATCAGCCGGCTCAAAGGCTCCTGGCGGGAGTGGATGGATGTTATGCAGACTGCACACCGGATCGGCATGAACACGACAGCCACGATGGTGATCGGTCTGGGCGAGAGTATGGAAGAGCGGGCGCTGCATCTGCTGCGTGTCCGTGAAGCCCAGGACGAGTGCATTGCGAACAAATACGACTCCGAAGGATTCCTGGCCTTCATCTCCTGGACCTTCCAGCCGGATAATACGAACCTCAAGCTGGACCGGCAGACCCCGGAAGAATACCTCAAGACCGTGGCGATCAGCCGCCTGGTGCTTGATAATATCAAGAACTTCCAGTCCTCCTGGGTCACGATGGGCCCTGAGGTCGGCAAGCTCTCCCTGCAATACGGCTGTAATGACTTCGGCAGCACGATGATCGAGGAGAACGTAGTTTCCTCCGCGGGTGCAACTTACAAGGTCAACATTGAGTCAATCACCCAGCTGATCCGCGAAGCAGGCAAGATCCCGGCGCAGCGCAACACGCGTTATGACATCCTGCGGACGTTCGAGGACGCCAATGCTAAGATTGACAATGACTTCATCATGCAGAACTAG
- a CDS encoding bifunctional 2',3'-cyclic-nucleotide 2'-phosphodiesterase/3'-nucleotidase: MVQKRWNKPIASILATTVITAQVLGGVVAGSVLGAGKAAAEPASGAINLRLMSTTDVHTNAMGWDYFKNQPSLTVGLDRTATLVKQARTEVGDPAQAGLNNLLLDNGDLIQGTPLGTYASKQVDADGKTIQKNPMIAALNTMKYDAATLGNHEFNYGLPYLESITSATSATYEYTDIPFINANVYAVDGDEDDSNNPNYFTPYKILDKTVTDSNGATQHVKVGLIGLVTPQIMDWDKVNLEGKVITKDIAETAAKFIPQMKEDGADIIVAMAHTGYDNNAIPGTKSENDIKALSLVPGIDAITFSHTHKVFPAATLEALDASFKTSDGKAALPGIDNAKGQINNVPAVQAGFGGANLGLIDLAIVPDPQRSGHFMVDKSASVSSTRSIYRTENKVNIANVEPDAELDAAIAADHQATVAYVNQPLGRTDVPMNSFFAMVQDDPTVQIVTYAQKNYVEKLINSDPNLTAYQGMPILSVGAPFKAGRNNPDEYTEIEAGDLTIRSASDLYLYDNTLKAIKVKGKTVKEWVEMSAGAYNRIDPAVTTEQPLLNSAFSVFNFDVIDGIKYTIDVTKNARYKPDGTVNDLTSERVTSITYDDKPLDMNQDFIVVTNNYRASGGGNFPGVKTGAAGLTMVLDTLEENRQILMDYIKEAGNVNHPADNNWSIAPIKGDVKVTFTSSPKAKNALPKHDNITDTGTQNLRGDEIYNLDLSGSVKVHLLGINDLHGQLDTTSFVTVGTESKPVGTAAILATYLKNARAKYDNTLLVHNGDSVGASAPVSSMERDKPTLEWLNMMKFDVGTLGNHEFDQGVEALKAQIFGGADPVNPSIVHAPMNFDYINANAIDMKTGEPLIKPYTIKEIGGVKIGFIGVVTKATPSKVSPAGTAGVKFLSAEEEVAAIEKYAAELKGKGVNTIIVLAHDPATTKVDAATKKNVSTGEAVDLANALPADSPVDVIVAGDNHAYANDMVNGKLVVQAYSYGTAYEDIRLAIDPETGKVKNKSAEVITTFQENVTPDAETKALVDHYLALHPELAKPVGTTDGTVTRTDVYLKEAPLGNLIADAMRQADFKDGAAAPADFAFMNPGGIRADLPKGNVLFGDLAKIQPFGNTLVKLTLTGEQIKTLLQQQWAVKADGTADTKTLQISGLKYTANMYLPVTSRVANLTKSDGTPIDMSKSYTAVVNNFMAAGGDNYKVLTEASKSLAGPIDLDVFYDYIVKTFNGGAITAAIEGRINNVEKDPGTGNPNPNPGPAVTATPKPTATPSATPSPAASATPAPAATTTPIQSPAVPVTAFKDLGKVAWAAEAINALAAKGIVKGIDGTNFAPVKSVTRAEFVTMLVRSLNLSNTATATTFTDVKQGVWYTDTIAAAVNAGLVRGSGNGKFEPGREITREEMAIMIANALKDQLQPVDPAALDKFADKAKIAAYAQQPVAQLTQLGIVNGVDAQKFAPKSIANRAQAAVIIYRMLENKAS, translated from the coding sequence ATGGTACAAAAACGTTGGAATAAGCCTATTGCTTCAATATTGGCTACCACTGTGATTACAGCACAGGTGCTGGGCGGAGTTGTTGCCGGTTCAGTACTGGGAGCCGGGAAGGCAGCAGCTGAACCTGCGTCAGGTGCAATTAACCTGCGGCTGATGAGTACTACAGATGTGCATACCAATGCGATGGGCTGGGATTACTTTAAGAACCAGCCGTCTCTGACGGTCGGACTGGACCGGACGGCAACGCTGGTGAAGCAGGCCAGAACTGAAGTAGGGGACCCTGCACAGGCAGGTTTAAACAACCTTTTGCTCGACAACGGAGATTTGATTCAGGGTACACCTCTGGGTACGTATGCTTCGAAGCAGGTTGATGCAGACGGCAAGACTATACAGAAGAATCCGATGATTGCAGCGTTGAATACCATGAAATATGATGCTGCGACACTCGGCAACCATGAATTCAATTATGGACTTCCCTATCTGGAGAGCATTACCTCTGCCACTTCAGCAACATATGAGTATACGGACATTCCTTTTATTAATGCGAATGTGTATGCCGTAGACGGGGACGAGGATGATTCCAATAACCCGAACTACTTCACTCCTTATAAAATACTCGACAAGACAGTTACCGACAGCAATGGCGCTACCCAACATGTTAAGGTCGGCCTGATTGGTCTCGTTACTCCGCAGATTATGGATTGGGACAAGGTCAACCTGGAAGGTAAAGTCATTACTAAGGACATCGCTGAAACGGCCGCTAAATTCATTCCTCAGATGAAGGAAGACGGTGCGGATATTATCGTTGCGATGGCGCATACCGGATATGATAACAATGCAATACCCGGAACCAAATCTGAAAATGACATCAAAGCACTAAGCCTGGTGCCAGGTATTGATGCCATTACGTTCTCGCATACCCATAAGGTATTCCCGGCTGCGACTTTGGAAGCGCTGGACGCATCGTTCAAGACTTCTGACGGTAAGGCGGCGCTGCCCGGCATCGATAACGCCAAAGGCCAGATCAATAATGTTCCAGCCGTTCAGGCGGGATTCGGCGGCGCTAACCTGGGTCTGATCGACCTGGCAATCGTTCCTGACCCTCAGCGGAGCGGACACTTTATGGTGGACAAGAGTGCTTCGGTTTCATCCACCCGTTCGATCTACAGAACGGAGAACAAAGTAAATATCGCCAACGTAGAGCCGGATGCTGAGCTGGATGCAGCAATTGCCGCAGATCACCAGGCTACGGTTGCTTATGTAAATCAACCGCTTGGACGTACAGATGTGCCGATGAACAGCTTTTTCGCTATGGTGCAGGATGATCCGACCGTTCAGATCGTAACCTATGCCCAGAAAAACTATGTCGAGAAGCTGATCAATAGTGATCCTAACCTGACTGCCTACCAGGGAATGCCTATCCTGAGTGTTGGCGCACCCTTCAAGGCCGGACGCAATAACCCGGATGAGTATACCGAGATTGAAGCAGGGGATCTGACTATCCGCAGCGCAAGCGACCTTTATCTCTATGACAATACGCTCAAGGCCATTAAGGTCAAGGGTAAGACTGTCAAAGAATGGGTTGAAATGAGTGCTGGTGCCTATAACCGCATTGATCCTGCAGTGACTACGGAGCAGCCGCTGCTGAACTCCGCATTCTCCGTATTTAATTTCGACGTTATCGACGGTATTAAATACACGATTGATGTTACTAAAAATGCAAGATACAAGCCTGACGGTACGGTGAATGACCTCACTTCTGAGCGGGTTACCTCCATTACCTATGATGACAAGCCGCTGGATATGAATCAGGACTTCATCGTAGTTACCAACAACTACCGGGCAAGCGGCGGCGGAAATTTCCCGGGTGTCAAAACAGGCGCTGCCGGTCTTACGATGGTGCTGGATACACTGGAAGAAAATCGTCAGATTCTGATGGATTACATCAAGGAAGCAGGAAACGTTAACCATCCGGCCGATAATAACTGGTCGATTGCTCCGATCAAAGGCGATGTCAAGGTTACCTTTACTTCTTCACCTAAGGCTAAGAATGCACTTCCTAAACATGATAATATTACCGATACCGGAACCCAGAATCTCCGGGGCGACGAGATTTACAATCTCGACCTTAGCGGAAGCGTCAAAGTCCATCTGCTGGGCATCAATGACCTTCACGGACAATTGGATACGACATCCTTTGTAACTGTGGGCACTGAAAGCAAGCCTGTAGGAACTGCAGCGATTCTGGCAACCTACCTGAAGAATGCCCGTGCCAAATACGATAACACCCTGCTGGTTCACAACGGAGACTCCGTCGGTGCTTCTGCTCCGGTATCCTCCATGGAGCGTGACAAGCCGACTCTTGAATGGTTGAACATGATGAAGTTCGATGTGGGAACCTTGGGGAACCACGAATTCGACCAGGGTGTTGAAGCGTTGAAGGCACAAATTTTCGGCGGCGCTGACCCGGTTAACCCGAGCATTGTCCATGCGCCCATGAATTTCGATTACATTAATGCCAATGCGATCGACATGAAGACTGGAGAGCCGCTGATCAAACCTTACACGATTAAAGAAATCGGCGGTGTAAAAATCGGGTTTATCGGCGTAGTGACCAAGGCAACACCAAGTAAGGTATCTCCTGCCGGTACAGCCGGTGTGAAATTCCTGAGTGCTGAGGAAGAAGTAGCTGCCATCGAAAAGTATGCTGCAGAGCTCAAAGGTAAAGGTGTCAACACGATCATCGTGCTCGCCCATGATCCGGCAACCACGAAGGTTGATGCTGCAACTAAGAAAAATGTATCCACAGGTGAAGCTGTAGATTTGGCGAACGCACTCCCGGCCGATTCTCCGGTGGATGTTATTGTGGCTGGTGATAATCATGCCTACGCTAACGATATGGTGAACGGCAAACTGGTCGTTCAGGCCTATTCTTACGGTACTGCGTATGAAGATATCCGCTTGGCCATTGATCCTGAGACAGGAAAGGTCAAGAACAAATCTGCAGAAGTAATTACTACCTTCCAGGAGAATGTTACGCCGGATGCTGAAACAAAAGCACTGGTTGATCATTATCTGGCTCTGCATCCGGAACTGGCTAAGCCTGTAGGCACTACAGATGGCACAGTTACCCGTACAGACGTATATCTCAAGGAAGCTCCTCTGGGCAACCTGATTGCGGATGCTATGCGTCAGGCTGATTTCAAAGATGGCGCTGCTGCTCCTGCTGACTTTGCGTTTATGAATCCGGGCGGTATCCGTGCCGATCTTCCTAAGGGTAATGTTCTCTTCGGTGATCTGGCCAAGATCCAGCCCTTCGGCAATACGCTGGTGAAGCTGACGCTTACCGGCGAACAAATCAAAACCTTGCTGCAGCAGCAATGGGCTGTTAAGGCTGACGGAACTGCAGACACCAAGACACTGCAAATTTCCGGGCTGAAATATACGGCCAACATGTATCTGCCGGTTACCAGCCGTGTAGCTAACCTGACCAAAAGTGATGGAACACCGATTGACATGTCCAAGAGCTATACAGCTGTCGTTAATAACTTCATGGCTGCAGGCGGAGACAACTATAAGGTATTGACTGAGGCAAGTAAATCGCTGGCCGGACCGATCGATCTGGATGTATTCTATGATTACATCGTGAAGACATTCAATGGCGGAGCTATCACCGCTGCAATTGAAGGACGGATTAACAATGTTGAGAAAGATCCGGGAACGGGCAACCCTAACCCTAACCCGGGACCTGCTGTAACAGCAACACCTAAGCCTACCGCTACACCTTCAGCGACACCTAGCCCGGCAGCATCAGCTACTCCGGCTCCGGCTGCAACCACGACTCCAATACAGAGCCCGGCCGTTCCTGTTACTGCATTCAAGGATTTGGGCAAGGTAGCGTGGGCTGCAGAAGCTATTAATGCACTGGCGGCAAAAGGTATTGTAAAAGGCATCGACGGTACGAACTTCGCACCCGTGAAGAGTGTAACCCGTGCTGAATTCGTAACTATGCTCGTTCGTTCGCTTAACTTGAGCAATACCGCAACAGCAACTACTTTCACTGATGTGAAACAAGGTGTCTGGTATACAGATACGATCGCTGCTGCCGTAAACGCCGGTTTGGTGAGAGGTTCAGGCAACGGTAAATTCGAGCCGGGCCGTGAAATCACCCGTGAGGAAATGGCGATTATGATCGCTAATGCCCTCAAGGATCAGCTGCAGCCGGTTGACCCTGCTGCTCTGGATAAGTTCGCTGACAAGGCCAAGATTGCGGCTTATGCGCAGCAGCCTGTAGCACAGCTGACCCAGCTGGGTATTGTCAACGGTGTGGATGCCCAGAAATTCGCGCCGAAAAGTATTGCGAACCGCGCCCAGGCAGCGGTCATTATCTACCGGATGCTGGAGAACAAAGCTTCCTGA
- a CDS encoding SPFH domain-containing protein, translating into MKEKTLHPVSGFWVVALIAICIGGGIYGAVQEYVALPVILFVAAGILCTSVTVVQPNKSVVVTFFGQYVGTIATSGLFAVIPFSIRKTVSLRVRNFNSVKLKVNDVEGNPIEIAAVIVFKVINSAKALFDVDKYMAFVEIQSETALRHVASKYPYDNFNETGMSLRANADEIAKELAVELQERLSLSGVEVIEARLTHLAYSTEIASTMLQRQQASAILSARQIIVEGAVGMVDLAIRQLKESGVVELDEERKAAMINNLMVAIVSERGASPVINAGSLY; encoded by the coding sequence ATGAAAGAAAAAACATTGCATCCTGTCAGCGGATTCTGGGTTGTGGCTCTAATCGCCATTTGTATCGGAGGCGGAATTTACGGTGCAGTTCAGGAATATGTGGCCTTGCCTGTTATCCTGTTTGTTGCAGCCGGTATTCTATGTACGAGTGTTACCGTAGTCCAGCCCAACAAGTCAGTGGTCGTAACCTTCTTTGGCCAATATGTCGGCACGATTGCAACCAGCGGGTTGTTCGCAGTAATCCCGTTCAGCATCCGCAAGACCGTATCGCTGCGGGTCCGCAACTTCAACAGCGTGAAGCTGAAGGTCAATGATGTGGAAGGAAATCCGATTGAGATTGCTGCAGTGATTGTATTCAAGGTCATTAACTCGGCCAAAGCGCTGTTTGATGTAGATAAGTATATGGCGTTTGTGGAAATTCAGAGTGAAACGGCGCTGCGTCATGTGGCGAGCAAATACCCCTACGATAACTTCAATGAGACCGGCATGTCCCTGCGGGCCAATGCCGATGAGATTGCCAAAGAGCTGGCGGTGGAGCTGCAGGAGCGACTGTCCCTATCCGGTGTAGAAGTGATCGAAGCACGCCTGACCCATCTGGCCTATTCCACAGAGATTGCCAGTACAATGCTGCAGCGCCAGCAGGCTTCGGCGATTCTGTCTGCACGCCAGATCATCGTGGAAGGCGCTGTCGGCATGGTGGATCTGGCGATCCGTCAACTCAAAGAGAGCGGTGTAGTTGAACTGGACGAAGAACGCAAGGCGGCGATGATCAACAATCTGATGGTGGCGATTGTGTCGGAGCGCGGTGCGAGCCCGGTCATTAACGCCGGCTCGTTGTACTAA
- a CDS encoding toxin-antitoxin system HicB family antitoxin, with amino-acid sequence MAAKKSFPLRIDPELHEALERWAGEEFRSVNGHIEYLLRESLKRAGRLPGKKRREEE; translated from the coding sequence ATGGCGGCCAAAAAAAGCTTTCCGCTGCGGATCGATCCCGAACTGCACGAAGCGCTGGAACGTTGGGCGGGAGAAGAATTTCGCAGCGTAAACGGACATATCGAATACTTGCTGCGTGAGTCTTTGAAGCGCGCAGGCCGCTTGCCGGGTAAGAAACGCCGGGAAGAAGAATGA